The genome window AAGCGGCTTGGAATATCCGCTGGAAAGATTTGAAAAATAATCTCACTCCCATAATTCTTTTGGCGGTAATTGGGGTTATTATTTCGGTAGCGAGTGTCTCCTTTGCTCTTAGTTATTTTACGACTATCTCTTTGGGTACGGCATTGCTGGTAGGTGCTAGTTTATCAGCTAGTGACCCTGTTTCTGTCATTGCTCTATTTCGAGAGCTAGGCACGGGCAAAAAACTTACTACCATTATGGAAGGAGAAAGTTTATTTAATGATGGGGTGGCAGTAGTTGCTTTTGTTTTGTTGGTGGGTATTCCTTTGGGCAACGAGAGTATTTCTATCACCGAATCGGTTGTTAAATTTGGAACGTTTGTAGGGGTTGGAGTTGCAGTAGGTTTTCTTATCGGTTTTGGTATTTCTTATTTGACTCAAAGATTTGATTTACCTTTGGTTGAGCAGTCTTTAACCCTTGTTTCTGCTTATGGTGCTTATTTAATTACTGAAAATTTGGGTGGCTCTGGGGTAATTGGAGTGGTTACTGTAGGTTTAATTCTGGGTAATTTTGGCTCAAGAATTGGCATGAATCCTCGTACTCGATTGAGTGTGTCTGAGTTTTGGGAATTTTTAGCATTTTTTGTTAATTCTATAGTCTTTTTATTGATAGGAGATCAGATTGATTTTCCTGTATTGTTAAATAGCTGGAAACTTATTTTAGTCGCTATTGTTTCCCTCATAGGAAGTCGTTTTGTAGCAGTATTTTTACTATGTGCTATTAGTAACTTAATCACTAAAGAGAAGGTGAGTTGGCAAGAACAATTAATTCTCTGGTGGGGTGGGTTAAGAGGTTCTGTTTCGGTTGCTCTAGCTCTTAGTGTACCAGTGATATTGAGCGATCGCCAAGAGGTCATAGGCACAGTTTTTGGGGTAGTATTATTTACCCTTTTAGTACAAGGATTAACCACAAAGACTTTCTTACAAAAATTAAATTTAATAGGGGATCAAAATGTTAAACAAGAATACACTGAGTTGTTAGCGAGAAGGACTGCTTTAAACAAGGTATTGGCTTATATGAATGGTATCCCTCTTAGTACAATGCCTGAAATTGAACCTGATTTTTATAACTATGAAAAAAATTTAATTCAAGGACAATTAAACTCCATTCAGGAAAAAATTATCGATTTACAAAATTTTAATCCTGAGTTTAAAAATGTATCTATGCAAAAATTGAGAGATAATCTCATTTCCATAGAAGCGGATACTTACGCAGACCTGATTTTATCTGGAGAATTAAACGAAAATTTATCTCCTATGGTTCAAGAAATTATTGCCAAACAGAAGGGAGAATAATTTTTTTTTTTGTGATAACTAATAAACATTATTTTTTTATAAAAATATCTTTGAAAATGTACACTAACATCATATTAAAAAGATATTTATTAAAAGAATTGATCGTCTTTAATCTTTTTGTTGTCAATTTTTTGGTAAAGAAAATCTTTTGTAATAGGTATAACTAGAATAATCATCAAAATACAACAGCAAAGGGGTTAAACCCTTTGTTTAGTAAAAAAACCATAGATGTCTTAGGTATCATTGATATTTTACTAATGATTGAGGAGTACAATAAGATATTTATGTTATGGTAATACATGGGTAAAATAGAGTCATTTGTAATTAATAGGAGTTTGAAAATGTCATAAAACAATCTATAAAGATATGGTGAAGTTGTTATCAGTTATATAAAGAATATGTAAAGCTGTTTTATACTTCGTTAATAAATACACAGTAAAGTACAAGTGTTTTTACCAAACTTTGTAAAAAAAGCTAAAAAAGTCAGTTACAATACATACATTTTATTGAAAATCGGATATTATAACCTTAATAGTAAAAACAACCAAGATAAGCCCATGATGCTCATCAATCCCAGAAAGATAAAGAAGTCATCTTTAAAGCTCGAAGACAAACTATCTAATACAAAAAAAATACTAAATAATAATCACTACACCGAATCTAATAGGGTTCATCGCTCTATTAATAGTAAATTAAAACGTTTGATTGATATTATTGGGGCTTTAGTCGGTTTAATGATCACTGCCATCATTTTTATTCCTTTAGCTATTTGGATTTACAAAGATAATCCCGGTCCTATTTTCTACTCCCAAACTCGGTGCGGGTTTAATGGGAAAAAATTTACTATTTGGAAATTCCGTTCTATGACGGTGGATGCGGAAAGAAAACAGCATTTAGTGAAAAATCATGCTGATGGTTTTATTTTTAAAAATCCAGAGGACCCTCGCATTACAAGAGTTGGAAAGTTTTTAAGATCCACTAGTTTGGATGAATTTCCCCAGTTTTGGAATGTTTTAACGGGAGATATGAGTTTAGTTGGGACTCGTCCTCCTACTCCCAATGAAGTGTCAAAATATAATGACTATCATTTATTACGCCTTAAGGTGAAACCTGGTTTGACGGGAGAGTGGCAGGTAAAAGGACGTTCTAAATGTC of Cyanobacterium sp. HL-69 contains these proteins:
- a CDS encoding Undecaprenyl-phosphate galactosephosphotransferase, with product MMLINPRKIKKSSLKLEDKLSNTKKILNNNHYTESNRVHRSINSKLKRLIDIIGALVGLMITAIIFIPLAIWIYKDNPGPIFYSQTRCGFNGKKFTIWKFRSMTVDAERKQHLVKNHADGFIFKNPEDPRITRVGKFLRSTSLDEFPQFWNVLTGDMSLVGTRPPTPNEVSKYNDYHLLRLKVKPGLTGEWQVKGRSKCLDFNQVVAMDLDYQKKWTVWYDLYLIFKTVEVVIKREGAC
- the nhaS1 gene encoding low affinity Na+(Li+):H+ antiporter NhaS1; the encoded protein is MSLELLTFAEISIERNLEQFLIVLSVSLAVATISRVFIWFKQIPYTLLLVIVGLGLALVDIRLVNLSPELILEIFLPPLLFEAAWNIRWKDLKNNLTPIILLAVIGVIISVASVSFALSYFTTISLGTALLVGASLSASDPVSVIALFRELGTGKKLTTIMEGESLFNDGVAVVAFVLLVGIPLGNESISITESVVKFGTFVGVGVAVGFLIGFGISYLTQRFDLPLVEQSLTLVSAYGAYLITENLGGSGVIGVVTVGLILGNFGSRIGMNPRTRLSVSEFWEFLAFFVNSIVFLLIGDQIDFPVLLNSWKLILVAIVSLIGSRFVAVFLLCAISNLITKEKVSWQEQLILWWGGLRGSVSVALALSVPVILSDRQEVIGTVFGVVLFTLLVQGLTTKTFLQKLNLIGDQNVKQEYTELLARRTALNKVLAYMNGIPLSTMPEIEPDFYNYEKNLIQGQLNSIQEKIIDLQNFNPEFKNVSMQKLRDNLISIEADTYADLILSGELNENLSPMVQEIIAKQKGE